The Rhododendron vialii isolate Sample 1 chromosome 8a, ASM3025357v1 genome has a window encoding:
- the LOC131298351 gene encoding RNA cytidine acetyltransferase 2-like, protein MRKEVDDRIRKLIENGVKTRNRSIFVIVGDKSQDQVVNLHCVLSEVVNKSRPTILWCYKELEPISEIEKIMQRGLLDPEKVDAFSLFLESGAISYCLYAESDRILGKTYGMCIVQDLEDLTPNILARTIETVEGGGLVVLLLGSLDSQRSLCTMVRDVHERYRTETYYSRFNERLLLSLALCKACLFMDDELNILPISSHMKLTTVSSIIEDQESLPGAEQDLLSLKEQLLDVFPVGPLVGMCTTFDQGKAVSTFLDAILDEKVQSTTALTAARGRGKSAALGLGIAGAIAAGYSNIFVTAPTPENLKSLFEFICRGLQELEYEEHIHYKRRSSNPKCGKAVTQIDIFKNHRQRVQYIEPRDHLELHHVELLVIDEAATIPLPLVQSLLGPYMVFLSSTVNGYEGPGHSLTLKLLSHLEKGSHISGSNEIQNGSFRKLELQESIRYSCGDPVESWLNSLLCLDITNSAPPISRFPHPSECNLYYVERDTLFSFHKKSEALLQRMVAVYVTSQYKNSPNDLQLMADAPAHHLFVLLGPVDESENILPDILCVIQVCLEGQSSRDSALHCQPAGDLLKCKISEEFMDTDFLSLSGARIVRIAVHPYALGHGFGSAALDQLTRYYEGQLTDITELDIKKADGVNVQVNAGEAAKEFSLPEETITSRKNLPPLFVDLRERLPERIHYIGASFGLGADLFRFWKKLKFNPFYICYHPDIVTGEHSCIVLKPLNTADIENTGNGLVGLLTSFYQDFKWRFVGLLPMYFRELDNKLAMSILDPKINFSEGDPSISSEECKMVVKSWISSDDLKLLEAYTSHRKDYKVVIHLLPVLARLYFVEKLPVTLSHLEAFVLMCMGLQLQDIACIEGRMNIEKEQILSLFREVMTKIYRYLYDILN, encoded by the exons CGAGATTGAGAAGATAATGCAAAGGGGTCTTCTAGATCCTGAAAAGGTTGATGCATTTTCACTTTTCCTTGAAAGTGGGGCCATATCTTACTGCTTGTACGCAGAATCTGATAGAATCCTTGGAAAAACATATGGCATGTGCATCGTACAG GACTTAGAGGATTTGACACCTAATATCCTTGCAAGAACCATTGAGACAGTGGaaggtggtggtttggtggtgttGCTTCTTGGTTCGCTTGATTCTCAAAGAAGTCTATGTACCATGGTTAGG GATGTTCATGAAAGGTATAGAACAGAAACATATTATTCTCGTTTCAATGAACGGCTTTTGCTCTCTCTTGCATTATGCAAAGCATGCCTGTTTATGGATGATGAGCTTAACATTCTACCAATCTCATCACATATGAAGTTGACAACTGTATCTTCCATTATCGAG GACCAGGAGTCTCTCCCGGGAGCAGAGCAAGACTTATTGAGTTTAAAGGAGCAGCTTCTTGATGTTTTCCCTGTTGGTCCATTGGTTGGGATGTGTACAACATTTGATCAG GGTAAAGCAGTTTCTACATTCCTGGATGCTATCTTGGACGAGAAAGTTCAGAGTACTACTGCACTTACTGCAGCACGTGGGCGAGGGAAATCAGCGGCTCTTGGTTTAGGAATTGCAGGAGCTATTGCTGCTGG GTACTCAAATATCTTTGTAACTGCTCCTACACCGGAAAATTTGAAGTCCCTATTTGAGTTCATTTGTCGGGGATTGCAGGAGCTGGAATACGAG GAGCATATTCATTATAAACGCAGAAGTAGCAATCCTAAGTGTGGCAAAGCAGTAACACAGATAGATATATTCAAGAACCATAGACAAAGAGTTCAG TATATAGAGCCCCGCGACCATTTAGAACTCCACCACGTTGAGCTTTTGGTTATTGATGAAGCAGCTACCATTCCCCTACCACTAGTGCAGTCCTTGCTTGGGCCTTATATGGTTTTTCTGTCATCAACAGTGAATGG ATACGAAGGCCCTGGTCATTCTTTGACTCTGAAGCTTCttagtcatttggaaaaggggAGCCACATTTCTGGCTCTAACGAGATTCAAAATG GGAGTTTTCGGAAATTGGAACTTCAGGAGTCCATCAGATATTCTTGTGGAGATCCTGTAGAGTCTTGGCTCAACAGTTTACTTTGCTTGGATATTACCAATTCGGCCCCTCCAATCAGCAG GTTTCCTCATCCCAGTGAATGCAATTTGTATTATGTTGAAAGAGATACTCTGTTCTCCTTCCACAAAAAAAGTGAAGCATTACTGCAG CGGATGGTTGCTGTTTATGTTACATCTCAatacaaaaattctccaaaTGACTTACAATTGATGGCTGATGCTCCAGCACACCACCTATTTGTGTTACTGG GTCCGGTTGATGAATCTGAAAACATTCTACCAGATATCCTTTGTGTAATTCAA GTCTGCCTGGAGGGACAGAGTTCTCGGGATTCTGCACTGCATTGTCAACCTGCTGGGGATCTACTTAAATGCAAAATTAGTGAAGAGTTTATGGACACTGatttcctctccctctctggtGCACGTATTGTAAGAATAGCCGTGCACCCATATGCATTGGGG cATGGATTTGGCTCGGCTGCTTTGGACCAACTCACAAG gtattaTGAAGGCCAGTTAACTGATATTACTGAATTAGACATTAAGAAAGCCGATGGTGTAAATGTACAGGTCAATGCGGGAGAAGCTGCCAAAGAG TTTTCATTGCCAGAGGAAACAATAACTTCAAGGAAGAATCTACCCCCTCTGTTTGTTGATCTTCGTGAACGTTTACCTGAAAGGATACATTACATTGGTGCTTCTTTCGGGCTTGGTGCTGATCTATTCCGGTTCTGGAAGAAACTGAAGTTTAATCCTTTCTACATCTGTTACCATCCA GATATTGTGACTGGAGAGCACAGCTGCATTGTCCTTAAGCCATTAAACACTGCCGACATTGAAAACACTGGAAATGGCCTAGTGGGTTTACTTACTTCATTTTATCAGG ATTTCAAATGGCGGTTTGTGGGACTTTTGCCCATGTACTTTCGGGAGTTAGATAACAAGCTTGCCATGAG CATATTGGATCCAAAAATTAACTTCTCTGAAGGTGATCCTTCAATATCATCAGAAGAATGTAAAATGGTGGTGAAGTCTTGGATTTCTTCAGATGATTTGAAGCTGCTGGAAGCTTACACCAGTCATCGTAAAGATTATAAAGTG GTCATCCATCTGCTTCCAGTCCTTGCTAGGCTCTATTTTGTGGAGAAGCTTCCAGTGACCTTATCACACCTCGAAGCTTTTGTTTTAATGTGCATGGGCTTGCAGCTGCAGGATATTGCATGTATTGAG GGAAGGATGAACATAGAAAAGGAGCAAATATTGTCTTTGTTCAGGGAAGTTATGACGAAGATCTACAGATATTTGTATGATATTctaaattga